In a single window of the Sebaldella sp. S0638 genome:
- the aroB gene encoding 3-dehydroquinate synthase translates to MRELHVNLGENSYDILFGSNLLKNLPEYIKRVYKGKKLFIITDNNVEKYYRKQMEELLKDYDFTFYILEAGEKSKTLENVSKIYKAMINAALSRDDLVVAFGGGVTGDIAGFAAATYMRGVPFIQIPTTLLSQVDSSVGGKVGVDLEEGKNLVGAFNQPKIVLIDTSVLKTLTDRYFFDGLAEVVKYGCIYDEELFSLLEELKSREEVMEHIEDILYRSCDIKREVVEEDEKEHGLRMILNFGHTVGHGLEQYYNYEKYTHGEAVSLGMAEILETGEIEGITEKGSFERTKKLLEQFHLPVEDKYNREDVLKIMKRDKKNKKGEVNFVMIEKIGKCKIVKISEDKMYDFLYKNR, encoded by the coding sequence ATGAGGGAACTACATGTTAATCTGGGAGAAAATTCTTATGATATTCTTTTTGGCAGTAATCTGCTAAAAAATCTTCCGGAATATATAAAGCGAGTTTATAAAGGAAAGAAATTATTTATAATAACAGATAATAATGTGGAAAAATATTATAGAAAACAAATGGAAGAACTGCTGAAAGATTATGATTTCACTTTTTATATTCTGGAAGCCGGCGAGAAATCAAAAACATTGGAAAATGTATCGAAAATATATAAAGCAATGATAAATGCCGCTTTGTCCAGAGATGACCTCGTGGTTGCTTTCGGCGGCGGAGTTACAGGTGATATAGCAGGATTCGCAGCTGCCACTTATATGAGGGGAGTTCCTTTTATACAGATTCCCACTACATTACTGTCACAGGTAGACAGCAGCGTGGGAGGAAAAGTCGGTGTGGATCTTGAAGAGGGGAAAAATCTGGTAGGTGCATTTAATCAGCCGAAGATAGTTTTAATTGATACATCTGTATTAAAGACTCTTACAGACAGATATTTTTTTGACGGTTTGGCGGAAGTGGTGAAGTATGGCTGCATATATGATGAGGAACTGTTCTCTCTTTTGGAAGAATTGAAAAGCAGGGAAGAAGTAATGGAGCATATAGAAGACATATTATACAGATCATGTGATATAAAGAGAGAAGTAGTGGAAGAAGATGAGAAAGAACATGGTCTTAGAATGATACTGAATTTCGGGCATACTGTAGGACACGGACTGGAACAGTATTATAATTATGAAAAATATACCCACGGGGAAGCAGTATCTCTGGGAATGGCAGAGATATTAGAGACCGGTGAGATAGAAGGAATAACTGAGAAAGGAAGTTTTGAGAGAACGAAAAAACTTCTGGAACAGTTTCATCTTCCTGTAGAGGACAAATATAACAGAGAAGATGTACTAAAAATCATGAAAAGAGATAAGAAGAATAAAAAGGGCGAAGTGAATTTTGTAATGATAGAAAAAATAGGTAAGTGCAAAATAGTAAAGATAAGTGAAGATAAGATGTATGATTTTTTATATAAAAACAGATAA